One Thunnus albacares chromosome 12, fThuAlb1.1, whole genome shotgun sequence genomic region harbors:
- the pak1ip1 gene encoding p21-activated protein kinase-interacting protein 1-like produces MAAVLELVAGSYEQVTFGYRVKTDEKEWTSKADFTHHAHTASISAVAASERFVVTGSKDETIQLYDMKKKIEHGALLHHDGTITCLEFHGTSHLLSGGEDGLICVWSTKKWECLKTINAHKGHVTSLSVHPSGKLVLSVGTDKTLRTWNLTNGRSAFIKNIKQNAHIVRWSPDGDKYVVVVNDTVTVYNLETASVTGTVKNPKRISSIKFLNNSILAVAGDDEIVRLCDVGKEKWVCEFKAHDTRVKAVDSFNMEDYCVLVTASNDGFIKMWKLHLKEELESPTLLGEVNTTARLTCLAVWKPSSVQQITEEPENKATTSEELAQELLKTKRVRIATEEVILEDESKPKKKKK; encoded by the exons ATGGCAGCTGTACTGGAGCTGGTTGCTGGGAGCTACGAGCAGGTTACATTTGGATACCGAgtgaaaactgatgaaaaa gagTGGACATCCAAGGCAGACTTCACACATCATGCCCACACTGCTTCAATATCAGCTGTGGCAGCCAGTGAGAGGTTTGTTGTCACAGGAAGCAAAGATGAGACTATACAGCTGTACgacatgaagaagaaaatcGAACACGGAGCTTTGCTGCACCATGACG GCACCATCACCTGCCTCGAGTTTCATGGGACGTCTCATTTACTGAGCGGAGGAGAGGATGGACTGATATGTGTGTGGAGCACAAAGAAGTGGGAGTGTCTGAAGACCATCAACGCTCACAA AGGCCACGTCACATCGTTGTCCGTCCATCCTTCTGGCAAACTTGTGCTCTCGGTTGGGACAGATAAGACTCTCAG gACATGGAATCTAACCAACGGAAGATCAGCTTtcatcaaaaacataaaacaga ATGCACACATTGTCAGATGGTCTCCAGATGGGGATAAATATGTGGTCGTGGTAAATGACACGGTGACTGTCTACAACCTGGAGACGGCCTCGGTGACAGGGACGGTCAAAAACCCCAAGAGAATCTCGTCTATTAAGTTCCTAAAT AACTCCATCCTGGCTGTTGCAGGAGATGATGAAATAGTGAGGCTATGTGATGTGGGAAAGGAGAAATGGGTGTGTGAATTCAAGGCTCATGACACCAG GGTGAAAGCGGTTGACAGTTTCAATATGGAGGATTACTGCGTGTTGGTGACGGCTTCAAACGACGGATTCATCAAAATGTGGAAACTCCATCTGAAAGAG GAGTTGGAGTCTCCCACTCTCCTGGGGGAAGTGAACACAACAGCCAGACTGACGTGTCTCGCAGTGTGGAAGCCTTCATCAGTGCAGCAGATCACTGAAGAACCAGAGAACAAGGCAACAACGTCTGAAG AACTCGCTCAGGAGCTTTTAAAGACGAAGAGAGTGCGGATTGCAACAGAAGAAGTCATTCTAGAAGATGAGAGCAAacccaaaaagaagaaaaaataa
- the LOC122993820 gene encoding transmembrane protein 14C-like, producing the protein MAVDRIGYVYAALVAVGGLIGYVKAGSVTSLGAGLLFGLLAAVGAYLTSQNPKNVWLSLGTSGTLAVVMGLRFLNSWKFMPAGLITLASGLMLARIITGMQKRARSS; encoded by the exons ATGGCAGTTGACAGGATCGGCTACGTTTACGCTGCTCTGGTGGCGGTTGGAGGACTCATAGGTTATGTGAAAGCAG GCAGCGTCACCTCTCTGGGCGCAGGGCTGCTGTTCGGGCTGCTGGCTGCAGTTGGTGCTTATCTGACATCTCAAAACCCAAAGAATGTCTGGCTTTCACTAG GCACCTCGGGAACGCTGGCCGTAGTGATGGGACTGAGATTTCTCAACTCCTGGAAGTTCATGCCAGCTGGTTTAATAACTCTGGCGAG TGGACTGATGCTGGCAAGGATCATAACTGGAATGCAAAAGAGAGCACGAAGCtcttga